The Cytobacillus sp. NJ13 sequence TATTTGAAGCAGTGGGGCCATTTCCGGAAACGCTTCAGGATGTCTGGGGAAGGATTTACTCAGAATGGTTCCCTTCATCATCTTATCAGCAAATAGAAGGGCCGGAAATTCTCTGGAATGAAAGCAAAGATACCGCTTCGCCCACCTTCCGCAGTGAAATCTGGATTCCGATTGCGAAAAAATAGGACTCCTTACTATGGGAGTCCACCTTTTTAAAATAAGTATTAAAATTCTGTCTAGCAGGAAAGCATCGACAGCCTTATCACTGCATGACTAAAAGCGCCAGAGCGCCTATCCGTTGGGAGTTGCAAGGCGCTTCCGCTTTTCTATTCTTTCAGCCGATCCGGCAATCCCTGGATTGAGGACACGACCACATCAAGCTTGGCTTCGATCCGGTTCAGCAGAAAAAGCGTGACCACAATCGGAAAGCCGAGTTCACTGATCAGGGTGACCATTTGTTCCATCATGCATGCTCCTTTCTTTTATACAAGCTTAAAAAGGCCGGGTTCTAAAGAATCCGGCCTCATTCCCTTACATTAATTCATAATCTGTTACATTGCGTTCTACTAATCTAGCGCCTTTGGCAGAAACAAGATCACCGCCATTGCCGTCAAATGCGTTCACTGCAATGATTTGTTCCATCACTGCCTTCACAGCTGCCGGATCAATCGGCTCCTTCGGGCTGTCAACCGATAATTTGGTTTCCTTGCCCAGTTCCGTTTCAAATGTCATTTCAAGTGTCTTCGCCATTTTTTTCACCTCCTGCTTTGGTTATTTTCAACAAGAATTAGCCTAAAATTTCGAAGCTGTCATTTCTGTTCAGCTCAGTCAGCGGGTAGCTTGATAATCCGGCGATTGCCTGTCCCACTGTGAAAAGCTGGTCCGCTGTAGCGGATTGCTTCACGCTGTTGTAGGTTTTTGATTTGTAGACAGGTTTGCCCTGTCCGTTCAATCCTGTTTCAAAAACCAGGCGAAGCTTTGAATCAATGATGATTGCCTGTGCCATTTCTGCTCACCTCCCTTTCACCTATATAATCGAAATGAAGGCTGGAAAAAGACAGGGTGCGGAAAATTTTTTTTATTAATCTTGCTTAAGTGTGATCCTAAGTTTTGTCAGGGCGCCTTTTTTCCAGGCCTTTACCGCTGAAACTGTTACTCCATGCTGTTCGGCGATCTGTTTGACTGTCAAACCATAGAGGAAAGTCGATAGAACCCACATGGTCTGATTTTTGGTGAGGCTGCTGCAGTAAGAAAGAAGCTGCTCTTCTTCGAGTGGCTGAGGCGTATAGGAAGATTCCGCTGATGACCAGAATTCTTCACTCCGGGTGACAGTGCTGTTTTTCTGCATCCTGGTTTTTCTCAATTCATCAATCAGCTTCTGTTTAACGATGGTATAGGCGAATGTCAGAAACTTTCCCTTTGTATGGTCAAATAGAGTCCACGCCTCCCAAAGCCGAATGAGGGCGATTTGAAAATACTCTTCCTGATTTTTATAAATGCTCAAAGAACGAATAATCTGGTGAATCATCGGTTCAAATTGTGCTGCCACTTGCTCAAAGCTCTCCATGCTGGATTCCCTTCAGGAAAGCGCGCTCTCTAGTATTCCCGGGTAGCTCAAACATAGCTTTTTCATCATTTTTTTGCGAATAGGGAAAAAG is a genomic window containing:
- a CDS encoding YvrJ family protein produces the protein MEQMVTLISELGFPIVVTLFLLNRIEAKLDVVVSSIQGLPDRLKE
- a CDS encoding DUF2922 domain-containing protein translates to MAKTLEMTFETELGKETKLSVDSPKEPIDPAAVKAVMEQIIAVNAFDGNGGDLVSAKGARLVERNVTDYELM
- a CDS encoding DUF1659 domain-containing protein, with the protein product MAQAIIIDSKLRLVFETGLNGQGKPVYKSKTYNSVKQSATADQLFTVGQAIAGLSSYPLTELNRNDSFEILG
- a CDS encoding sigma-70 family RNA polymerase sigma factor — its product is MESFEQVAAQFEPMIHQIIRSLSIYKNQEEYFQIALIRLWEAWTLFDHTKGKFLTFAYTIVKQKLIDELRKTRMQKNSTVTRSEEFWSSAESSYTPQPLEEEQLLSYCSSLTKNQTMWVLSTFLYGLTVKQIAEQHGVTVSAVKAWKKGALTKLRITLKQD